A genome region from Arthrobacter sp. V1I9 includes the following:
- a CDS encoding NAD(P)-dependent oxidoreductase, with translation MTLSNDALGPALSPYRPTGSLRGRTVLLSGGSRGIGLAIAARAAEDGANIVLMAKTGKPHPKLEGTVYTAAEQLVAAGGQALPLVGDVRRDEDVERAVAAAVECFGGIDVLINNASAIDLSRTDAVDMKKYDLMQDINVRGTFLLSKLALPALRASTGGHILTLSPPLNLDPHWAGKHLAYTMAKYGMSLTTLGLAEELKADGIRVNSLWPCTLIDTAAIRNMPHGEQMVQAARGPQIMADAAHAILTGANLRAGVGGSGNFYTDEEVLAAAGVADFSPYSLGAPEDRLVPDIFL, from the coding sequence ATGACTTTGAGCAATGATGCTTTGGGACCCGCTTTGAGCCCCTACCGGCCAACCGGTTCCCTCCGCGGCCGCACTGTACTGCTCTCCGGCGGAAGCCGCGGGATCGGGCTGGCAATTGCTGCCCGGGCAGCTGAAGACGGCGCCAACATTGTGCTGATGGCCAAGACCGGGAAGCCGCATCCGAAGCTGGAAGGCACGGTGTACACCGCAGCCGAACAGTTGGTGGCGGCCGGTGGCCAGGCGCTTCCGCTGGTCGGCGATGTCCGGCGTGATGAAGATGTGGAGCGGGCTGTCGCAGCGGCAGTTGAGTGCTTCGGGGGCATCGACGTCCTCATTAACAATGCCTCTGCCATTGACCTGTCCCGCACGGACGCCGTGGACATGAAAAAGTACGACCTGATGCAGGACATCAATGTCCGCGGGACATTCCTGCTGTCCAAGCTGGCGCTGCCCGCGCTCCGCGCATCCACCGGTGGGCACATCCTCACCCTCTCACCCCCGCTGAACCTTGATCCACACTGGGCGGGGAAGCACCTGGCCTACACCATGGCGAAATACGGGATGAGCCTGACCACCCTGGGGCTGGCGGAAGAACTGAAAGCGGACGGGATCAGGGTCAACTCGCTGTGGCCCTGCACCCTGATCGACACAGCGGCCATCCGCAATATGCCCCACGGCGAACAAATGGTCCAGGCAGCGCGAGGCCCGCAGATCATGGCTGATGCCGCGCACGCCATACTCACGGGGGCCAACCTTCGCGCCGGCGTCGGGGGCAGCGGGAACTTCTACACGGACGAGGAAGTCCTCGCCGCGGCCGGTGTTGCCGACTTCAGTCCCTACAGCCTGGGGGCTCCCGAGGACCGGTTGGTGCCGGACATCTTCCTGTAG
- a CDS encoding acyl-CoA carboxylase subunit beta, translating to MSHDLTTTAGKIADFRDRQARAEQPSGPEAIEKQHARGKNTARERIALLLDVDSFVEFDALAVHRSTAFGMEKKKPLGDGLVSGYGTVDGRPVAVYSQDFSVYGGSLSQVNGEKIVKVQEFALRNGCPVVGILDGGGARIQEGVASLAMFADIFRNNVHASGVVPQISLIMGPSAGGAAYSPALTDYVVMVDKTSHMFITGPDVIKTVTGEDVDMETLGGARQHNSTTGTSTYLASDEADALEFVRELLDFLPSNNLSEAPVLDHQQELEVDDDDLALDTLIPDSANQPYDMRSVVEQIVDDGHFLEMQALYAPNVMIGYGRVEGHTVGIVANQPLQFAGTLDIAASEKAARFVRHCDAFNIPIITLVDVPGFLPGKDQEFQGIIRRGAKLLYAYAEATVPKLTVITRKAYGGAYIVMGSKKLGADLNLAWPTAQIGVMGAQGAVNILYRRDLAAVAEAGGDVEARRAEVIQQYEEELLNPYQAAELGYVDAVIAPSETRTQIIKGLRALRDKRASLPTKKHGNIPL from the coding sequence ATGAGCCACGATCTGACAACGACAGCGGGAAAGATCGCCGATTTCCGCGACCGCCAGGCCCGTGCCGAACAGCCCTCCGGCCCCGAAGCAATCGAAAAGCAGCACGCCCGCGGCAAGAACACCGCCCGGGAGCGCATCGCCCTCCTGCTTGATGTTGACTCCTTCGTGGAATTCGACGCCCTGGCCGTGCACCGCTCAACCGCCTTTGGCATGGAGAAGAAGAAGCCCCTGGGCGACGGCCTGGTCTCCGGTTACGGCACCGTGGACGGGCGCCCCGTAGCCGTCTACAGCCAGGACTTCTCCGTGTACGGCGGCTCCCTCAGCCAAGTCAACGGCGAAAAAATCGTCAAGGTCCAGGAATTCGCGCTCCGCAACGGCTGCCCTGTGGTCGGCATCCTCGACGGCGGCGGAGCCCGTATCCAGGAAGGCGTTGCATCGTTGGCCATGTTCGCGGACATCTTCCGCAACAACGTCCATGCCTCAGGTGTGGTGCCGCAGATTTCCCTGATCATGGGCCCCTCGGCCGGCGGCGCCGCGTACTCCCCCGCGCTTACCGACTACGTGGTGATGGTGGACAAGACCTCCCACATGTTCATCACCGGCCCAGACGTCATCAAGACTGTCACCGGCGAGGATGTGGACATGGAAACCCTGGGCGGCGCCCGCCAGCACAACTCCACCACCGGCACGTCCACGTACTTGGCTTCCGATGAAGCCGACGCCCTCGAGTTTGTCCGCGAACTGCTGGACTTCCTGCCCTCCAACAACCTCTCCGAGGCCCCCGTGCTGGACCACCAGCAGGAGCTGGAGGTCGACGACGACGACCTCGCCCTGGACACGCTGATCCCGGATTCGGCCAACCAGCCCTACGACATGCGCAGCGTTGTTGAGCAGATCGTGGACGACGGCCACTTCCTCGAAATGCAGGCCCTTTACGCCCCCAACGTCATGATCGGCTACGGCCGGGTGGAGGGGCACACGGTGGGCATTGTGGCCAACCAGCCCCTTCAGTTCGCCGGCACCCTGGACATCGCCGCATCGGAGAAAGCCGCCCGCTTTGTCCGCCACTGCGACGCCTTCAACATCCCCATCATCACCCTGGTTGACGTTCCCGGTTTCCTGCCCGGCAAGGACCAGGAATTCCAGGGCATCATCCGCCGCGGAGCCAAGCTCCTGTACGCCTACGCCGAGGCCACCGTGCCCAAACTCACCGTCATCACCCGCAAGGCGTACGGCGGGGCCTACATTGTGATGGGTTCAAAAAAGCTGGGCGCAGACCTGAACCTGGCATGGCCCACGGCGCAGATCGGCGTCATGGGGGCACAGGGCGCAGTCAACATCCTGTACCGCCGCGACCTTGCCGCAGTGGCCGAAGCCGGCGGGGACGTTGAAGCCCGGCGGGCTGAGGTCATCCAGCAGTACGAGGAAGAGCTGCTGAACCCGTACCAGGCCGCCGAACTGGGCTACGTTGACGCAGTCATCGCCCCCTCCGAAACCAGGACCCAGATCATCAAGGGCCTGCGCGCGCTCCGTGACAAACGCGCCAGCCTTCCCACCAAGAAGCATGGGAACATTCCGCTGTGA
- a CDS encoding acyl-CoA carboxylase subunit epsilon: MIPNQPTKEANAPAKPLLSVVKGQPTAEELAALTAVVLSLGGAEPALADKPSVRHWVRRQQLRLAPTPGPGAWKRSRG, encoded by the coding sequence GTGATCCCCAACCAGCCCACCAAAGAAGCCAACGCACCCGCTAAGCCGCTGCTCTCTGTTGTCAAAGGCCAGCCCACGGCCGAGGAACTGGCCGCACTCACCGCCGTCGTCCTCTCCCTGGGAGGTGCCGAACCTGCACTCGCCGACAAGCCATCGGTGCGCCACTGGGTGCGCCGGCAGCAGCTGCGGCTGGCCCCCACCCCCGGGCCGGGAGCGTGGAAGCGAAGCCGCGGCTGA
- a CDS encoding DUF885 domain-containing protein — protein sequence MTTDTAPAARPITRIDAVADSYTDTLIRLNPSLATTLGVPGHETKFQDFSPAGLAEIAEAARKALTELEGLEPEDDVDTVTLDAMQERLGLQLLIHASGWDYANLNNIASPAQDIRSIFDLMPTETEQDWQHIAGRASNVPGAIGGYMESLRLARDAGRVAAARQVNIVIEQATKYAAEDGFFARLSAGAATAAGPLPAAVQEKLDAGAAAARSAYARLAEFLRTELLPAAPEKDAVGRARYALASRSFLGATVDLEETYAWGVQELDRLIAEQEQVAHTIKAGATIAEAKDILNNDPSRQLKGKEALREWMQELSDKAVAELAGVHFEIPDVMRTLECLIAPTDEGGIYYTGPSDDFSRPGRMWWSVPAGEDTFTTWAETTTVFHEGVPGHHLQVATATYRRELLNTWRRNVCWTSGHGEGWALYAENLMQELGYLDDPGDHMGMLDMQRMRAARVVFDIGVHLELRVPERWGSGTWTPDKGYEFLKQNLPISEGQLNFEFARYLGWPGQAPSYKVGQRLWEQIRAELEARPDFDLKEFHTRALNVGSVGLDTLRRALIG from the coding sequence GTGACTACAGACACTGCTCCTGCCGCCCGCCCGATAACCCGCATCGACGCCGTCGCGGACAGCTACACGGACACGCTTATCAGGCTTAATCCGTCCCTGGCCACTACCCTTGGCGTCCCCGGACACGAGACCAAATTCCAGGACTTTTCCCCCGCCGGCCTCGCGGAAATCGCTGAAGCCGCACGAAAGGCCCTCACGGAACTTGAGGGACTCGAGCCCGAGGACGACGTCGACACCGTCACCCTCGACGCCATGCAGGAGCGGCTTGGCCTGCAGCTGCTGATCCACGCGTCCGGCTGGGATTACGCGAACCTGAACAACATCGCCTCCCCCGCCCAGGACATCCGCTCCATCTTCGACCTGATGCCCACGGAGACGGAGCAGGACTGGCAGCACATCGCCGGCCGCGCATCGAACGTTCCAGGGGCCATCGGCGGTTATATGGAATCCCTGCGGCTTGCCCGGGACGCCGGCCGGGTTGCGGCTGCACGGCAGGTGAACATCGTTATTGAGCAGGCCACGAAGTATGCCGCCGAGGACGGCTTCTTCGCGAGGCTTTCGGCAGGAGCCGCCACGGCCGCCGGTCCCCTGCCCGCCGCCGTCCAGGAAAAGCTCGACGCCGGGGCTGCCGCCGCCCGAAGTGCCTACGCCAGGCTGGCAGAATTCCTCCGGACCGAGCTGCTGCCCGCCGCGCCCGAGAAGGACGCCGTGGGCCGCGCCCGCTATGCGCTGGCCTCACGTTCCTTCCTCGGCGCAACCGTGGACCTGGAGGAAACCTACGCCTGGGGCGTGCAGGAACTCGACCGTCTGATTGCCGAGCAGGAGCAGGTGGCGCACACCATCAAGGCCGGTGCCACCATCGCCGAGGCCAAGGACATCCTGAACAACGACCCCTCACGCCAACTGAAGGGCAAAGAGGCATTGCGGGAGTGGATGCAGGAACTCTCGGACAAAGCGGTTGCTGAACTTGCCGGTGTCCATTTCGAAATCCCGGACGTCATGCGGACGCTCGAGTGCCTCATCGCGCCCACGGATGAGGGTGGTATTTACTACACCGGCCCCTCCGATGACTTCAGCCGCCCCGGCCGGATGTGGTGGTCCGTCCCGGCCGGTGAGGACACCTTCACCACCTGGGCCGAAACCACCACCGTCTTCCACGAAGGCGTCCCGGGCCACCACCTCCAGGTGGCCACTGCCACCTACCGCCGCGAACTGCTGAACACGTGGCGCAGGAACGTGTGCTGGACGTCCGGCCACGGCGAAGGCTGGGCCCTCTACGCCGAGAACCTGATGCAGGAACTGGGCTACCTGGACGATCCGGGCGACCACATGGGCATGCTGGACATGCAACGGATGCGCGCCGCCCGCGTGGTCTTCGACATTGGCGTCCACCTCGAACTCAGGGTCCCCGAACGCTGGGGCTCCGGCACCTGGACCCCGGACAAGGGCTACGAATTCCTGAAACAGAACCTGCCCATCAGCGAAGGACAGCTTAACTTCGAGTTTGCGCGCTACCTCGGCTGGCCGGGACAGGCCCCCTCCTACAAAGTGGGCCAGCGCCTCTGGGAACAGATCCGCGCAGAACTCGAAGCCCGCCCCGATTTCGACCTGAAGGAGTTCCACACCCGCGCCTTGAACGTCGGCTCAGTAGGACTGGACACCCTGAGGCGCGCGCTGATTGGCTGA
- a CDS encoding NAD(P)/FAD-dependent oxidoreductase: MDTKGYDVVIIGGGAAGLSAATTLARALRSVLVIDSGTPRNAPAAGVHGFLSRDGMTPSDLLSVGRNEVLSYGGTVIDAEAVSARRTPDGFEVVTEDARRFAGRRLLVTTGLTDELPPIPGLREQWGKGVVHCPYCHGWEIRGQHIGVLGTGPLSVHQALLFRQWSSDITLFLNDTVEPTDEEWDKLAARSVTVVAGPMASVDAVDGVLKAVTLRQGTSFHIGALAVGTRMEARSALLESLGLTSQVHPSGAGRFIGTDPMGATDVPGVYAAGNVSNLMAQVITAAAEGVMAGARINADLIEEETQWAVEGRLGPTPATAAVKG; encoded by the coding sequence ATGGACACCAAAGGGTATGACGTCGTAATTATTGGCGGAGGTGCCGCAGGGCTCAGCGCGGCGACGACCTTGGCACGGGCGCTCCGCTCGGTGCTGGTCATAGATTCCGGAACACCAAGGAATGCACCCGCTGCGGGAGTGCACGGCTTCCTTTCAAGGGACGGAATGACGCCCTCGGACCTTCTGTCCGTCGGGCGGAACGAGGTGCTCTCCTATGGCGGTACGGTTATCGACGCCGAAGCTGTTTCAGCGCGGCGCACGCCTGATGGCTTCGAGGTGGTAACCGAAGATGCCCGCCGGTTCGCCGGCCGGCGACTCCTCGTCACCACCGGCTTGACGGACGAACTGCCTCCCATCCCTGGGCTGCGGGAGCAATGGGGAAAGGGTGTTGTGCACTGCCCCTACTGCCATGGCTGGGAAATCCGCGGGCAACACATCGGCGTGCTGGGAACGGGCCCTTTGTCCGTCCATCAGGCGCTGCTGTTCAGGCAATGGTCCAGCGATATCACCCTCTTCCTGAACGACACCGTGGAACCCACTGATGAGGAATGGGACAAGCTTGCTGCCCGGTCCGTCACGGTGGTTGCCGGACCCATGGCTTCCGTTGACGCTGTGGACGGTGTCCTCAAGGCGGTCACGCTCCGCCAAGGCACCTCGTTCCACATAGGCGCGCTGGCGGTCGGCACGCGAATGGAGGCCAGGTCCGCGCTCCTGGAATCGCTGGGGCTGACGTCCCAGGTGCACCCGTCGGGCGCGGGACGCTTTATTGGGACCGACCCCATGGGTGCCACGGACGTCCCCGGCGTGTACGCGGCGGGCAATGTTTCCAACCTGATGGCCCAGGTGATCACTGCGGCTGCCGAAGGTGTCATGGCTGGGGCAAGGATCAACGCGGACCTCATCGAAGAGGAAACCCAGTGGGCTGTTGAAGGCAGGCTCGGCCCCACCCCAGCGACCGCAGCAGTTAAAGGATGA
- a CDS encoding helix-turn-helix domain-containing protein, translated as MATDLDDLLGAVGPRLRAIRTERNLTLGDVSSASGVSVSTLSRLESGQRRPNLEILLPLARLYGVPLDDLVGAPPTGDPRIHLRPITHAGMTAVPLTRRPGGLQAFKMVLTGDARGAEPDPRVHEGYEWLYILNGRLRLVLGDKDFELRAGEAAEFDTHTPHWFASADGRTVEFISLFGQQGERMHVRARPRPT; from the coding sequence ATGGCAACTGACTTGGACGACCTTCTCGGGGCGGTCGGCCCCCGGCTACGGGCGATCCGCACGGAGCGGAACCTCACCCTTGGCGACGTTTCCTCAGCCTCCGGGGTATCGGTGAGCACCCTTTCCCGCCTGGAATCCGGCCAGCGCCGGCCGAACCTCGAAATCCTGCTGCCTCTCGCGCGGCTGTACGGGGTTCCCCTCGATGACCTGGTGGGTGCCCCGCCCACCGGTGATCCGAGAATCCACCTGCGCCCCATAACCCATGCCGGCATGACGGCTGTTCCCCTGACCCGGCGCCCCGGCGGACTGCAGGCCTTCAAAATGGTGCTGACCGGCGATGCCCGCGGGGCTGAGCCGGATCCGCGCGTTCATGAAGGCTACGAGTGGCTTTACATCCTCAACGGACGGCTGCGCCTGGTGCTGGGCGATAAGGATTTTGAACTTCGTGCCGGGGAAGCCGCGGAGTTCGACACCCACACGCCGCACTGGTTCGCGAGCGCCGACGGCAGGACCGTCGAGTTCATCAGCCTGTTTGGGCAGCAGGGCGAGCGGATGCACGTACGCGCGCGGCCCCGGCCAACCTAG
- a CDS encoding dicarboxylate/amino acid:cation symporter, whose product MSTSTRTPESAGRTGFQLPKWAGSFGFQIIAALIVGLGLGLLAKYTGSTKASPNGLGATLQTIGSSYVSLLQTAVVPLIFTAVVSSISNLRQVSNAAKLAWNTLLWFAITSLISVLIGIGLGVLLQPGANTGITGQGEAPSKVGDWWAFLIGLFPKNFLGLGASSTVAESGAVTTSVSFNVLQILVIAIAVGVAALKVGKAAEPFLNLNASALAVIQKVLWWIIRIAPLGTVGLIGNAVAVYGWDTIGSLGKFTFAIYVGLALVLFAVYPILVRTHGLSVKQYFSGVWPAVQLAFVSRSSVGTLPLTQRVTERSLGVPRGYASFAVPLGATTKMDGCAAVYPAISAIFVAQFFGIQLDFSQYLLIALVSVLGSAATAGTTGAVVMLTLTLSTLGLPLAGVGLLLAIDPILDMGRTAVNVAGQALVPTIVAKRQGILDEALYNAPRNGTPFVDDTVDAAENAADAPSDGTSTDTTTRELADVKA is encoded by the coding sequence GTGAGCACATCAACCCGCACCCCAGAATCCGCAGGAAGGACCGGCTTCCAGCTGCCCAAATGGGCTGGCTCGTTCGGCTTCCAGATCATCGCCGCCCTCATCGTAGGGCTCGGCCTCGGCCTGCTGGCCAAGTACACCGGCAGCACCAAAGCCAGCCCCAACGGCCTCGGCGCCACACTCCAGACCATCGGCTCCAGCTACGTATCGCTGCTGCAGACCGCCGTCGTCCCCCTGATCTTCACCGCCGTCGTCAGTTCCATCTCCAACCTGCGCCAGGTGTCCAACGCCGCCAAGCTGGCCTGGAACACGCTGCTGTGGTTCGCCATTACCTCCCTGATCTCCGTGCTGATCGGCATCGGCCTGGGCGTCCTCCTGCAGCCCGGCGCCAACACAGGCATCACCGGTCAGGGCGAAGCCCCCAGCAAGGTGGGTGACTGGTGGGCGTTCCTGATCGGACTGTTCCCCAAGAACTTCCTGGGCCTGGGTGCCAGCTCCACCGTTGCCGAATCCGGCGCCGTCACCACCTCCGTCAGCTTCAATGTGCTCCAGATCCTGGTGATCGCCATCGCCGTAGGTGTTGCCGCGCTCAAGGTAGGCAAGGCCGCCGAGCCCTTCCTGAACCTGAATGCCTCTGCCCTGGCCGTCATCCAGAAGGTCCTCTGGTGGATCATCCGCATCGCGCCGCTGGGTACCGTGGGCCTCATCGGCAACGCCGTCGCTGTCTACGGCTGGGACACCATCGGCTCGCTGGGCAAGTTCACCTTCGCCATCTACGTTGGCCTGGCCCTCGTACTCTTCGCGGTCTACCCCATCCTGGTCCGCACCCACGGACTGTCGGTCAAGCAGTACTTCTCCGGCGTCTGGCCCGCCGTCCAGCTGGCCTTCGTTTCCCGCTCCTCGGTGGGCACCCTGCCCCTGACCCAGCGCGTGACCGAACGCAGCCTGGGCGTGCCACGCGGCTACGCTTCCTTCGCCGTGCCGCTGGGCGCCACCACCAAGATGGACGGCTGCGCTGCCGTCTACCCCGCCATCTCGGCCATCTTCGTGGCACAGTTCTTCGGCATCCAGCTCGACTTCAGCCAGTACCTGCTGATCGCACTGGTATCCGTCCTGGGCTCCGCGGCAACTGCCGGCACCACGGGCGCCGTCGTGATGCTCACGCTGACGCTGTCCACGCTGGGACTGCCGCTTGCCGGCGTGGGCCTGCTCCTGGCTATCGACCCCATCCTGGACATGGGCCGCACCGCGGTGAACGTGGCCGGCCAGGCACTCGTCCCCACCATCGTCGCCAAGCGCCAGGGCATCCTGGACGAGGCCCTGTACAACGCACCCCGCAACGGCACCCCGTTTGTTGACGACACTGTCGATGCCGCGGAAAACGCTGCTGACGCGCCGTCCGACGGGACCTCCACGGACACCACAACGCGTGAACTGGCGGACGTGAAGGCCTAA
- a CDS encoding TetR/AcrR family transcriptional regulator — MSTSTEPAASAAASPSRRELNKAATRQAITEAALSLLRSRGPGNFTVEDIADAAGISRRTFFNYFGSTDAALASVTHGFLDNAIQQFRLRPADEPVMESAQAALMALADPMTVAPLAELFTLTQQSSLMSHSELEAWDHCREQITAVARERAAGTPNAADELYLRAFAGSVISCGKAAMEVWFARRGADLSPASLAELRQLLIDAMALLGSGFTTAQPSSSSSDSRSS, encoded by the coding sequence GTGTCAACTTCCACTGAGCCGGCAGCATCGGCGGCTGCCAGCCCGTCCCGGCGTGAGCTGAACAAGGCAGCGACCCGTCAGGCAATCACCGAGGCCGCCTTGTCGCTGCTGCGTAGCCGCGGTCCGGGAAACTTCACCGTGGAGGACATCGCGGATGCGGCCGGAATTTCGCGGCGCACCTTCTTCAACTACTTCGGCAGCACCGACGCCGCCCTCGCGTCAGTTACGCACGGATTCCTGGACAACGCCATCCAGCAGTTCCGGCTCCGCCCGGCCGACGAACCAGTCATGGAATCGGCCCAGGCGGCCCTGATGGCCCTCGCGGACCCCATGACGGTAGCGCCGCTGGCCGAGCTCTTTACCCTCACCCAGCAGAGCAGCCTGATGTCCCACTCCGAACTGGAAGCCTGGGACCACTGCCGGGAACAAATCACGGCCGTGGCCCGGGAACGTGCGGCCGGAACGCCCAACGCTGCGGACGAACTCTACCTTCGCGCCTTCGCCGGCTCCGTGATCTCCTGCGGCAAGGCCGCCATGGAAGTCTGGTTTGCCCGCCGTGGCGCTGACCTTTCGCCGGCTTCCCTCGCCGAACTCCGTCAGCTGCTCATCGACGCCATGGCGCTCCTGGGTTCCGGCTTCACCACAGCCCAACCGTCTTCTTCATCTTCCGACTCCCGTTCCTCCTGA